Proteins found in one Pempheris klunzingeri isolate RE-2024b chromosome 6, fPemKlu1.hap1, whole genome shotgun sequence genomic segment:
- the LOC139202703 gene encoding trace amine-associated receptor 13c-like: MGETLEADDLCILPLNTSCRSMSGTPKAVLISTLLYCITLLTVLLNLLVIISISHFRQLHTPTNLILLSLAVSDLLVGLIVMPAVFIILQSCGFVGTITCAFSYLVSFILTSASVGNMVLISVDRYVAICDPLRYSSMITPSRVRICLCLCWLCSVIYNLIILKDHLSQIDFSNSCHQQCVVIINYISGAVDVLLTFFGPVTVIIVLYVRVFVVAVSQARAIRSQISSVKSNTVTVKKSEMRAARTLGITLVVFLLCLFPYFGPSIVGQDTSLEGVSAQVWLFYCNSTFNPVIYAFFYPWFRKSIKLVVSLQILQPGSCEAIIA, encoded by the exons ATGGGGGAGACACTGGAAGCAGATGATCTCTGTATCCTTCCCCTTAACACCTCCTGCAGGTCAATGTCTGGTACTCCTAAGGCCGTGCTCATCAGCACACTGCTCTACTGTATCACTctgctcactgtgctgctcaaCTTGTTGGTCATCATCTCCATCTCGCATTTcag GCAGCTCCACACCCCCACcaatctcatcctcctctccctggctgtgtctgacctgctggtgggcCTCATTGTGATGCCAGCGGTATTCATCATCCTGCAGTCCTGTGGGTTTGTGGGTACAATCACATGTGCTTTTTCATACCTGGTGAGCTTCATCctcacctctgcctctgttggGAACATGGTGCTCATATCGGTGGACCGCTATGTGGCTATTTGTGACCCTTTGCGCTATTCTTCCATGATAACACCAAGCAGAGTTagaatctgtctgtgtctgtgttggctcTGTTCTGTTATCTACAACCTTATAATATTGAAAGATCACTTGTCACAAATAGATTTCTCTAATTCCTGCCATCAGCAATGTGTAGTTatcataaactacatttcaggGGCAGTAGACGTGCTTCTCACCTTTTTCGGCCCTGTTACTGTTATCATTGTTCTCTatgtgagagtgtttgtggtgGCTGTGTCACAGGCTCGTGCCATACGGTCTCAAATTTCATCTGTTAAATCAAATACTGTGACTGTTAAGAAATCTGAGATGAGGGCTGCTAGAACTCTTGGTATAACCCTTgtagtgtttttactttgtctctTTCCATACTTTGGTCCTTCTATAGTAGGACAGGATACCTCACTTGAAGGTGTATCAGCTCAGGTTTGGCTCTTCTATTGTAACTCCACTTTTAATCCTGTGATCTACGCCTTTTTCTATCCGTGGTTTAGAAAATCGATTAAACTTGTTGTCAGCCTTCAGATACTGCAGCCAGGATCCTGTGAGGCCATAATAGCGTAG